A window of Cyprinus carpio isolate SPL01 chromosome A6, ASM1834038v1, whole genome shotgun sequence genomic DNA:
CAAATGGTATGTGCACATCAAaagctaatttaattatttgtgcgagtagattacatacaaaaatTCAAAAACGTGAGTATATGCGAATAGGAACTTGAGAGGAAAATTCGCATGACGTGTTGTCATGCAAACCAATCAGTGAAGAGCTAATTGACACGTCCGGTTGTATCAGAAaatggttttaattgtttttatgtttttatttgcgtGAGAGAAACGAAAAACATCCCACGAGTAATCTAGAGCGAGAAGCGCAATGCAAATATTCGCTTCATTTTTGGTGTGCATACACCGTAAGGTATTCCACTAATgcctagttcacactacaggatACACTTGCTGGTCAAAATGGTGTGAATGCAGTGGTGAAATAGTGtaaattctttctctctctttttctctctctctatctatctacactgAGAAAACTGAGAGTATATCATATCGAGTTTAGCACCCACAATTAGTTCCAACATTACCATTTATTGTACAATCATCAACAATCAGAACAAATCAATTATAATTTAAaccaacaatgacaaaaacacagatcTTTCACGGTAATCAATGATTACATGTGCAGGAACCaacactttaataaaaataaaaccacctACATGTgatttaaccatttaaaacaatTCCTTGGTGACAAAGACCTCATATTAATAGTGATTATAACCCAGCAGTGGAAGAGAAACAACCATGACCATGATGAAAGAGTGGAGGAGAGGTTCTTTAGTACAATAGGAAATAGCGACTAGCAAAGGGAGATGGTGATAGAGATATAAATGATGGTGAAAGTGGGATGATAGGGAAAGAGTAAGGTGAGAGCTAAAGTGTGTGGGGGAGGTTGTCAGTAGCAATGTGTCTATCACCCCTAATGAGCTCTGAAGGCTAAAGAAACATACACTGACAACAGACTTGAAAACACAGCTAAACTGTCTTTCACCTTACTGTCATTCTTTtcccctccctctccctcttttAACATCAGCACAGATGAATGCAAAGAttatttccaatttttttatCAGCCATATAATAAACACATATCATGCTACTTTAATTAAGAAGTTTAAAGACACCTAAGCAGGCATTAATAAGTAACCTCATTACGTTgaatttaaactactttaaatgtgctatatCTGTGCTTGTTTCTTACACTTGAAACTACTATGAAGGCATTCTTACATTAAAATTGAAAGCATTTCAtacaatgtttttatatgtaCATATTGTTCTCCTGCACAAGATTtgcaattgcttcaaaaatagtgcttaacatttcaataatctgAAGACTCTATTTCCACTAaaaagaaacttttgtgcaatggaaaagtTCCATGGATTTAGAAGTTTTTCACAGGATCACTGATACTAGTAAAGAACTTGTATGCAATGGCccctgtgtgtgatttttttatataacaacaaaataaaattagcaaATGGTTACATTAAATCCCAAGTAATATATTGGATGATACATAATCATGCTGTACATCCTAAACTCgtctataaatatttaacaattcaGCAGTAATAATACATTGTTCATTGGGCATTTCCCACATACAGGCTAGTAGCTAGACAGCTAATTTATAGTCGGTTCTATATTTCTTGCTGCGACCATCCCTCACTCCTGCTATGACAGCATAGCAGTACAACCTGACTTatttttataagtactaattGGGTAGACAGCAACCCTATTAGGATGCACATCTCCTCGGGAAATCGATTTCTTGATCTGCGGAGACTGGTGCGAGTGTGCGCGAGCGCGCATTGTGTGAAGGGCGGGTGGAGCGCGAGACACACATCCCGCGGGTGGAAGCGCCTTTTCCTCACAGAAATCGAACAAGTGAGAAACTGTTGCTTCTTGACAGTATCTTAACAAAAATATTGCCATCTTGGACTTTTAAACAGTAATCTGGTTACTAAAGAATTTTTGCAGGCACCAGTAGGCTAGTAGCTTAATGATCGCCAAAGATATGAAGTAGGTGTTTAAAGTGAACTGTCTTGAAGAAGCAGAAAAGGTTGCAAAGAAGCGACAAAAGAAGAAGATAAGAAATATTTCAAGCGGACAACAGTCAGGGCAGAGTGTCTGTTAAAGAAAAACCCGAAGGCGCGAGATTCTCTGACATATGCTGAGCTGTTCACGCACGCGAGAGGAGCTGCGGTGTCGTGCGGGGTTACTCGTCAATTTTCATAATCTCTGGGAACTTGTAAGGTAGGTAGAATTGTTTTGTCGCGGTCATTTGTTTCTCACAAATGTGTTAAAACTTTTAATAGATGTTTTCCATGATTTGCCTTTTAACTggatggaataataaaaaaaaaacccggaaACATAGCTATGTGATGGCGGTTTTGTAAGCAGCCTACATAGTGCCATACAAAAGTTAATATGTGCATATAGTCATGTTTGAATGTAGATGGACTAGACCTGGAAACAAGCAGCTGACACAACATTGATTGTTAtctgattatttaaattatttaaatctgtgATTGCTGATTGGCTACTGTTTGTAGTTTCTTTGGAGAGGTAATGTATCTGTGATGTAGTAGCCTATAATGTATCTGCAAACTCTGATGGCATGATTTTATTAAAGTCagttaaataatgattaaaatacattatatgcaACCATACTTGTCACTAGGAGGCCTTGTGcataaaagcttatttttctgTGAAAAGCCTAATATTGAACAGAATTAAATAACCTCATTGCGCATTCTCAATAAGCATCAGGGATCCATTGGCAGCTCTAAAAAGATGTGCCATAAGTTTTCCCATTAATCTAATTTAGGTCTTTTTATGTTTCAACTCAGTGAGAAACATGTCAAGATGCTGGTTGATCTTGGAACCTGAATGTTATTCAGCTGAAGTTTGATGAAGACCAGCGGGGACTGAAAATCACTCAGAGTGCTGTGAGCCtgatttacagtaaaattatatcTTACCATCCATTTCAGGCTTACAGGATGATTACAAGAGAAGAACTTAAACTTCTGCATTTGAAGGTTTAAGACAGtcacaaaaagtctaaataatatACAGCGTGGATCGTTTTTGATCAATCTGAATCACAATCACAGCTTTCTTCTGTGAGAGGAGGGGCAGAGTTTGTTTAAATGCTGCAGTGGACATGGACTTTTCTGGGAATTCTCCAGAACGCTTCTTGAACTTCTCATGGAAAAATAAGCCACACCGTTGTCACTCCACCAATCTATGAGGAGATGCCACTGCAATACAGCACCCCCTGAGAAATACACCTCCACATCACCTGATAGAATCTCCATCCACGGACGAACATTTGGAGACACCAAATCCCCCATGTTGCTTATATCAGACAagtaatatatattcatatgacAATATAAAACCACTGGATCATCTAGAATTGCTGTTTAAATGGAGCAATAACCGGGTCCGGTGTGTGTCACTCAGAAGAGTGGTTAGTGTGcttatgattatgattttgaaGTAGTAATTGAGAGCAGAAGGGGAAAATAGCAGAAATTGAAACTTTTAAAAGGAAATGAACACAAACGTTCTTTAAGACTTTGTTCCATATAGgatatttgatttgtttgttgcCGAAGGTGGATTTTTCATATAGAAAAACTATTTCTTTTAGCTCATTTCTCAGACACAAGCCACTTTTCATCGTATCTTACTCCCTCGTTAACTTTTCTATCTCACCCTAGTGCTTTTTCCTTCCCAGAGTTCATTCTGGCCGGGCCTGTTTCTTCTAAAGGGGAAGAGGACTTCCTCTCTATCGCTGCCTCGCACCTCAGCCGCAGGAAGCGCGTAATTGGCGCGGCAGTGGGCGTGGCCATGGTGCTTGTGCTACTAGTCGCTATTCCGCTGTTGGTCCACAGCACCAAATTGGGTGGGTCTGCAGGTGGAGGAACGCATTATGAGATGCTTGGAAGCTGCAAAATGGTCTGTGACTCTCTAACGCCCACCAATGAACTAACACCTGTTTCGCCTCCACCTCACGACACCCCTGGACGCAGAGGGGGAGGCAAGTCAGGTTTTCGCGGAAACCAAGGGCCACCAGGCCCACGTGGGCCACCTGGAGAACCAGGAAAACCAGGTCCGCCTGGACCTCCGGGTCCAGGCCCAGGAGGATACATCCCATCGTTTTACAGCCCCAAAATTGCCTTTTATGCTGGTCTGCGCAAGCAACACGAGGGGAGTGAGATACTTAAGTTTGATGATGTGGTAACAAATGTTGGGAATTATTATGAGCCTACCACTGGCAAGTTCACCTGCCCTCTTCCTGGAATCTACTTCTTCACCTATCATGTGCTCATGAGGGGCGGAGATGGAACTAGTATGTGGGCCGACCTCAAGAAGAATGGACAGGTAGGAGATTCCTGAATTATATTCAGGTAGCaaacaggatttaaaaaaaaaaaactcaatgcagtttaactagaaaagcaaagtttgtcaagacaaaatatgaattttgatagatagatagataatatatcaGCTTATCAaccatattttaattatattaaccaTGGCAAAAGAAGACTTTGTTTCAATCCCTGTGTTGAATTGCAATCCAGTAACTTCCTTTTCCTGTTATTCCAATTTGAGTTCTTGTGGGCTGTgaccaattaaattaaaattccaaCTCATAAATTGAAAACCAGTTGTTCAACTCTTAGTTTTGCATATCCCTGGTGAAAAACAGCCTTTGGGTTCATTCTGCACAATGGCAGAGTTTGCTAACAAAGTCTTTAGAGCTACTTTAACTAGACTAAGTCAGACGTGAATGAACTGTAAAAAACAAGAGTGTGATTTGACTGAAATATCAAACAAATATTAGGTTCACCGGTAGGATTAAGGAATACATTTAACATTCAAATAGGATCCAGTAAGGCAGCTACTCAATTATTTATCAGTAATTTTTTCAGCCTATCACTCGAAGCCTTCTGTAGATACCTACAGAGgggaaaaatataatgcaaacatgtgtatatatatatatatatatatatatatattgcagattTAGAAGACAATGACAACTTACAAAGAACATATACCATATGGGTTCAAATGTGTCTTGTACAATCCATTTGGGACTGTTTAACAGAAtaaactatgtttttattttaagagtcAGAAATAGCAAAAGGTTAACAGTTTCCAATGAAAAGAGGACAtttgtaacacacacaaacaagcaaacGCTCTCTATTTGACTCTCTCTGGAGTGGAACGAAATGCAACAGCTGGAGACAGTCCTCACAGGACCCATGGATttagaataaatgaaaaagtaaggAGAGAAAAAACCTCTCCATCTGGTGAAACATGACACGGATCTGGGTTTCAGGCACTCTCAACTCAACCGCTCAGTTTTGATTTTTAGTAGTGAACAGAAAGTGGGGATTATCCAAAGAGATAAAAATTCCCTTGGCAACATGTGTTTACATACACGCagtgtctctgtctttctctcacacacacacacatacacacacacagattcctaGAGCTTTTGGCCCTTTGTGACAGATATATCTGACAGGAAGTGATGAAAACCCTTTAATGAGTCAGTAGCAACGTGTCAGATTCCCTTCATCACACTTCCATTAACATGACATAACACCTGCAATGAATGCCCTTTGTCTGTTCATCATAAATGATCTAGCAAAAAAGAAACTGTTTGTAGTGAATCCACAGCTTTGTGATCCAAAGAGTGTATCTGTGAAATACTAGTAATGGAACTAGTAATATGAACCTTCTCAGCTAAATTTACTGATTCAAATGCACAAGCTCTGCATGTGAAGCCAAACTAAGCCAAACTCGTTCAATGGATTTGCATTTTAAACCAGTggatttatctttaaaaaatgtagggggaaaaaaattcattttcacaaaaaacaaaaacaaaaaaaaaacatcaaactagTGTTGGTCATACATTGTAAAAATGCTTTGTTAGGTAACCCTAAACGTGTTTGAAGTGGTAACATCTAAAGTAACTGGTcatatttatcttaaaaaaaatattatatcaatatgtgacccttgaccacaaatccagtcataagtgtcaatttttcaaagtTGACATTtgtacatcatatgaaagctgaataaacaagctttccattgatgtttggaTATGATAATTGATGGATGTAAGGATAggataatataataacaatatttggccgagattcAACTATCTGACAATCTGAAACcttagggtgcaaaaaaaaataaattaataaatattgagacacctgcctttaaagttgtccaaatgcagttcttagcaatgcatattactttaagtaattttatattaCTTGCATATTACTTTAAGTAATTACTTTAAGTAACTTTtagaagttttaatatatttacggtaggaaattatggtagaaaaacaaaatataatcatggAAACTGAtttctttacttaacatcctaatgatttttcgcataaaagaaaaattgataattttgacccatacaatgtttttttggctattgctacaaatatacctgtgtgacttaagactgattttgtggtccagggtcacatattagaatATGACTGGATGAACCAAAATACAttgaataaacaattaaaattcattttcaagTTTCTGTTCAGATGGAAATCTCATTTGAGAAACTGCTGCAATGTAGctttttgtatttagtttaagGGCAAATTGGgacacttttttaatataatatcagATCAAAAGTTGCCCGAATTGACTTTATAAGTAATTGCAATATTAATACAATACTGAATTTTGTTAATGCTGTTACTCAGTTTGTCTCATAGAGGAGCAGAATGTCTCTGCCACTCatatactaaaacattttattgctgAAGTAGCTCATGCACTGCAGGCCAAATCCAGACTGCTCGGGATTCAACACAGCCTCCATTAAGTGGAGGACGAGATGCAGAAAGTGAGAAGATGAGGAGAGTAAGCTTAGGCAGTGTATGGCATGCTGTATTGCATATATTGTCATTCCAGTGATCTCCCCTTGTGTTAAATCATTCATGTCTTTAAGATGAGATTCCCTCTTTTCCACCTgggtcacacacaaacacacacacagagccacacTCTGCCAAATGTCTATCTCTGCCCTCATTAATTATCTCTCGCCTTAGCTAAATTATTTAACCCATCTCAAGGTCCACTCAAAGTAttctcacaaacatacacacaaccaCACCAACATGAGTTTGGAtttgctcttaaagggatagttcacacaaaaattaaatttgttgtcatcatttactcatccttatgtccAAAcgtttttcttctgcagaacaccaaagacaaagacattttgaaaaaatgttttttgtccacAAAATTGACAATCGGtgtggtccaatgttgttttggtccccacactgtaaaaaaaatttgttgaatCAACTTAAACAACTTTGTTACCCCACTTCCTTGCAATTTTTTCAGTGTGAAGCATTAGcttttaacatgcatttttgaGTTGAAACAACAGTTATACTAGTTAAATTAGCTTTCAGCTTAATTGAGGTCCAATTTCTAATtatgtctacaaaaaaaaaaaggcaaaatctcaaaattattttttacagtgcactgacTTTTAATGTATTGACACAAACAGTTCTGCCTTCTTTTTTGTTCAGAGGAAATAAAGCCATACAGGAtttaacaacatgagggtgaataaacaatgaaagactttttattttgaaaaggaaTCTGTTGGAAAACTTCCCAATGCCAGTTGTTTTAggtgtaaaacaatatttatactatatttattatagctattttaaaatgaaaaggcaAATGAAAAGGGCGAAACCTTAAAGTGTGAGCCCACCCAGATGAGCAGGGCGTGCAATAGGAGGCAGTAAAATGGTGTGGGATGATAGAGAGATGAACGGAGGAGAGGAAGATGGATGGCTAATCAGTGGAGAGCCGACAGAGAGGTCGGGAGAAAGTGTTACTGCGAGGCCAGAGACACAGGCAGCATCAGATCAGTGTAAGTAAGATATATGAGCAAAACGACAGAAAGTGTGAGCGCATgtgtaagtgagagagagaacgagaaagGACTATTGACCTCATCGCAGGTCATAGATTTGCAGAAGCTGATACTACAAACATAGTATATGATCTTCTATCCAATACAGGCAGATTCCAACATACTTTGAGACAGGCAAAACTTTTGCTGTAACTTTAGCGAGATTGTGGCAGTTAGTTAACTCtgaatattaatgtatttgtgaAATGCCACTCATTAGTTGAAGTTTGGCTCTTCATGGCAGGGATAGATTGCATGGGGCtgaataagaaacaaaaacagcatcatGAGGGGTGCAGCAGGGAGCACAACGTCCACAAATTAATGTCACTCAAGTAGAATACCCAGCCAATTTGTTTCTCATTACAAATTCGATTAATTAATTCAGTAATTGATTATCGGTTATGTAAACATG
This region includes:
- the LOC122145334 gene encoding complement C1q-like protein 4; the encoded protein is MVLVLLVAIPLLVHSTKLGGSAGGGTHYEMLGSCKMVCDSLTPTNELTPVSPPPHDTPGRRGGGKSGFRGNQGPPGPRGPPGEPGKPGPPGPPGPGPGGYIPSFYSPKIAFYAGLRKQHEGSEILKFDDVVTNVGNYYEPTTGKFTCPLPGIYFFTYHVLMRGGDGTSMWADLKKNGQVRASAIAQDADQNYDYASNSVILHLDVGDEVCVQLDGGKVHGGNTNKYSTFSGFLIYPD